The Mesorhizobium sp. B2-8-5 genome segment AGAGCATCGTGGTGTGCATGATCGCGCCGCACGCGATGGACGCCTTTATCGCATTCGTGCGCAGCGGCAAGGGCGAGATCGTGTTCCGGGCCGACCAAGGGGCCGATATCAAGGGGCTGCCGCCGGCCTATGAGCTGACCTGGAACCACACGACGCTGCGGGCGATCCGGGTCGATCCGACGATCACCTATCTGCAGACGCGCTATCCGTCGCCGGACCATCTCGCCCATGTCAAGGCGATGGTCGACCGTTTCGGCGACGAGGTGCCGGCGCATTTGGAATTCATCCGCTTCGACGGCGCCATCGGCGTCGCAGGCCTGCCGCTGGTGCGCTACACCACAGAAGAAAGGCTCGACGAGATCATTCGCATCCATGAGGACAATGGCTGCTGGATTTTTAACCCGCACCGCTACACGCTGGAGGAAGGCGGCATGAAGCGGACCGATGACGTGCAGCTTGCCTTCAAGCGCGATACCGATCCGCAAGGCCTCCTCAACCCGGGCAAGATGATCGCCTGGGAGAATCCCGGCTACGACTACCGCTCCGGCAAGCCGTTCCTGTTCAAGGGGCTGCAGGGAGCCGGGTGAGGAGAGGTTTGCGCTTGAACACCCCCCTCTGTCCTACCGGAAATCTCCCCCGCAAGGGGGGAGATTGGCAGCTTGAGCGCTGCGGCCAACCTGCCACGCTGATAATTGGCGAAAGCGATGCGGCAGTCCGATCTCCCCCCTTGCGGGGGAGATGTCCGGCAGGGCAGAGGGGGGTGCCTCGCGCTGACGTTCGGGACGTTGTCCCGTGAAGATCCTCGTGCTCTTCGCTCATCCGGTGGAGACCAGCTTCAACGCCGGCCTGCACCGGACGATCGTCGAGCGGCTCGCCGCGGCGGGTCATGCTGTCGACGATTGCGACCTCTACGCAGAGGATTTCGATCCGCGGCTGACGCGCGCCGAGCGGCTCGGCTACCACGACCCGCGCGGGCCGGACGACCCGGTCGCCCCCTATGTCGAAAGGCTGCGGAATGCAGAAGCGCTGGTGCTGTCTTTCCCGGTCTGGAATTACGGTTATCCGGCGATCCTGAAGGGCTTTTTCGACCGGGTCTTCCTGCCCGGCGTGTCGTTCAAGCTGGTCGACGGCAAGGTGCGGCCGACGCTGCACAATATCCGTAAAATGGCGGCCATCACCACCTATGGCGGCAGCCGTTTTCGCGCCATGCTGATGGGCGACCCGCCGCGCAAGATCGTCAAGCGCATGCTGCGGGCCACGATCAAGCCCGGCGCTTCCGTCTCCTATCTCGCGCATTATTCGATGAACCTCTCCACCGACGAGACGCGCGACGCCTTCATGGCGAAGGTCGCCGCCACGATGGACGCCTTCTGATGCGCGTGCTGGTGGTCTATTGCCATCCGGTGCCGGAGAGCTATTGCGCGGCGATCCGCGATACTGCCGTCGAGGTGCTGAAGGCAAAGGGTTGCGATGTAAGATTGCTCGACCTCTATGCCGAGAATTTCGACCCGGTGATGAGCTGCGAGGAGCGGCGCTTCTACAACGACCGGGCGCCGGAAGACCCGTCGCTCAAGCCGCATTTCGAGCATCTGAAATGGGCGCAGGCGATCCTCTTCATCTATCCGACCTGGTGGTACGGCCTGCCGGCGATGCTGAAGGGCTGGTTCGATCGGGTCTGGGCGACCGACATCGCCTTCCAGCTGCCGGCCGGAAAGGGCCGCATCAAGTCGCTGATGACGCATGTCACCAAGGTCGGCGTCATCACCACTTGCGGCGCGCCGACCTGGTGGAGCGTGGTCGTTGGCCAGCCCGGCCGCAAGACCATCCTGCGCGGCATGCGGGCGCTCTGCGCCACGCGCTGCAGGACGTTTTTTCTCGCCCACTATCTGATGGATTCCTCGACGCCGAAGAGCCGGGCGGCGTTTTTGGGCAAAGTGAGGGCGAGGCTGGAGCGGTTTTAAGATTAGCGTCCTTCTCCCCGTTCAACGGGGAGAAGATGCCGGCAGGCAGATGAGGGGCGGCGCTTCACTTGCAGAACTTGGCGCTTACCCCTCATCCGCCCTTCGGGCACCTTCTCCCCGTAAACGGGGCGAAGGGAAGGTGGCGCTACATCCTTACCCGTTCCGCCTTAGGATCGTACATCGGCTTCAACGACGCCTCCGCCGCGAAGCGCTCACCGGCGATCTCGACCTCGTAGGATGAGGCAAGCACGTCCGCCTCGCTTTCGCCCTCGCACGGCACGTAACCCAGGCCGATCGCGCCGCCGAGATGGTGGCCGTAATTGCCGGAGGTGATCGGGCCGACGATCTTGCCGTCGCGCAGGATCGCCTCGTTGTGGAAGAGCAGGGGCTCAGGGTCTTTCAGGCGGAACTGCACCAGCCGGCGTGATAGGCCGGCTTCCTTCTTCCTGAGCACCGCGTCGCGGCCGATAAAGCCGGCTTTGCTCGTCTTGACGGCAAAGCCAAGGCCGGCCTCCAGCACATTGTCCTCGTCGGTGATGTCGTGGCCGAAATGGCGGAAGGCCTTTTCGATGCGGCAGGAATCGAGCGTATGCAAGCCGCAAAGCTTCAGGCCGATATCGGCGCCGGCTTCAGCGATCGCCTCGAAGACATGGGCGGCCTGCTCCGTCGAGACGTAGAGTTCCCAGCCGAGCTCGCCGACATAGGTGACGCGATGCGCTCGGGCGAGGCCCATGCCGATCTCGATCTCCTGGAAAGTGCCAAACGGATTGGCTTCGTTGGAAAAATCGTTCGGGCTGACCTTCCGGATCAGGTTTCGCGCTTCCGGTCCCATCAGGCAGATGACGGCTTCGGCGGCGGTCACGTCGGTGATGACGACGAATTCGTCGGCGACATGCTTGCGCAGCCAGGCAAGGTCGCGCTGCAAGGTGGCGCCCGGCACGACGAGGAAATAGGCCGTCTCCGACAGCCGCGTCACGGTGAGGTCGCTCTCGATGCCGCCGCGCTGGTTGAGCATCTGCGTGTAGACGATCTTGCCGGGAGCAACGTCCATGTCGTTGGCGCAAAGCCGCTGCAGGAACGCGCAGGCATCGCGGCCTTCGACGCGGATCTTGCCGAAGGAGGTCATGTCGAACAGGCCGACGCCGTTGCGCACGGCCAGATGCTCCTCGCGTTGGTTATCGAACCAGTTCTGCCGCTTCCACGAATAGCGGTATTCGC includes the following:
- a CDS encoding NAD(P)H-dependent oxidoreductase, which codes for MKILVLFAHPVETSFNAGLHRTIVERLAAAGHAVDDCDLYAEDFDPRLTRAERLGYHDPRGPDDPVAPYVERLRNAEALVLSFPVWNYGYPAILKGFFDRVFLPGVSFKLVDGKVRPTLHNIRKMAAITTYGGSRFRAMLMGDPPRKIVKRMLRATIKPGASVSYLAHYSMNLSTDETRDAFMAKVAATMDAF
- a CDS encoding NAD(P)H-dependent oxidoreductase, with the translated sequence MRVLVVYCHPVPESYCAAIRDTAVEVLKAKGCDVRLLDLYAENFDPVMSCEERRFYNDRAPEDPSLKPHFEHLKWAQAILFIYPTWWYGLPAMLKGWFDRVWATDIAFQLPAGKGRIKSLMTHVTKVGVITTCGAPTWWSVVVGQPGRKTILRGMRALCATRCRTFFLAHYLMDSSTPKSRAAFLGKVRARLERF